The Tessaracoccus aquimaris sequence CATCTCCCGCGACGACGCCGAGAACGGCTTCCTGACCACATACGTCATGGAGCGCGTCCTCGAGCGCAACCCGTTCGAGTCGATCGACGTCGACGGTGTCGGCGCCCTCGTCGAGATCGGCGTCGAGAAGGGCCGCTCCGTCAAGCCCGGACTGAAGACCGGCGTGTGTGGTGAGCACGGCGGCGATCCCGACTCGATCACCTTCTTCAACTCGGCCGGGCTCGACTATGTGAGCTGCTCGCCGTTCCGGGTACCGATCGCCCGTTTCGCCGCGGCGCGAGCAGTGCTGAACCAGGGATGACGAGCCGCCCGCACACCCTCGTCTGACGGGGGTGTGCGGGCATCTGCCTACACTGGGTGAACGCCAAGCAGGAGGTGGAGATGTCCTCGTCGCCGTTCGACCGCGAACATGAGTCGTACGAGCCGAACTATCTGACGCCCGGATACGAGACGTCAGCGTCTCCGTCCGACCCCGATCCGGCGGCGCCCGAGACCGAGCCGATCCCCCCCGCCAGGGCCGCCGTCGAGCCGGAGGTCGTCGAGGCACCTGAGCCCGCCCCGCGGGCCGAACCGTCGGTCCAACCGACGTCGGGACCCGACTTCTCGTCGGCCTACGAGGTGCTGGACGATGGGCCAGCAGCCTCGAGCGTCTATGACGAGGGCTACGTCACTCCAACCCCTGCGCCGGTCGTGGAGACGGGCTACCAGACCCCCGCGCCGGCGCCAATCAACCTGCAGCAGCCTCGTCCGCGACCCATGCCCCATCCGATGGTGCCGATGCGGCCGCAGAACTACGGCTACGGCTACCACCCGAACGTCGTGCCGTACCAGCAGCCGTACCCGGTGCAGCCATACCCCTACAGCTACGGCCCGGTCGTTCCGGAGCACCCGTCGAGCACGACGGTGGGTGTCCTTGGCGTGGTCAGCTTCGGCGTGTGGGTAACGGCCCCCGTCGCGTGGTACCTGGGTGCGAAGGCCAAGAAGGAAATTGCGCGCGGGGCCCCGTACCGCTTCTCGGGGTTCGCCCAGTTCGGCTACGTCGTCGGGATCATCTACTCGGTCTTCGGGATCCTCCTTTTCGGACTCATGATGCTGGGGATCATGTTCGGCTAATGGCCGATTGGGAAGCGGCTATTGCTAGTTGACCCCGTCATGATCCAGAATCGTCACGCAAGTGTCGTGAGAAAATAGGAGAAGACATGACTCAGCCTGGTGGCTACGGCCAGCCCGATCCGCAGCAGTCGCCGAACTACGGCCAGGACTACGGTCAGCCGCAGCCCGGCTACGGCCAGCAGCCCCCCGCCTATGGCGCAGCCGGCGGCTATGGAGGCCAGGAGCACCCCCAGACCCAGACCGTGTTCATCCTCGGCATCGTCGGCATCTTCGTCGGCGTGTGTGCGTTCATCGCCTGGTACATGGGTGGCCAGGCCAAGAAGGAGATCGACGCGGGCGCTCCTTACGCTTGGGAGGGCACCAAGCTGAAGACCGGCTACATGCTGGGCAAGGTGTTCTCGATCATCTACATCTGCTTGATCGTTCTCTACATCGTCGTGCTGATCATCCTGCTGGCCACCGGCCTCGGTGCTGCATCGGTCTACGGCGGCTGACCCACAGAGCAACCCCCGGGCCGGACGCTTCGGCGTCCGGCCCGTCGTCACGCCTGGGCAAACCCGGCGTGTGAGAGACTGGAAATCGATCCTCGGAAAGGGGCCCGACCATGAGTGAACAACCCGACTTCCGTCCTGGCGAGCAGCCTGGCGGTGCGGATCCGTACTCGCAGCCCTCCGGTTACGAAGGGCCGTCGCAGTCGACCGGTTACGGTGCCCCGACGGGGCAGCAGTCACCCAACTTCGGTTACGCGCAGCCTGACTACGGGCAGGCGCCGAACTACGGTCAACAGGCTCCCAACTACGGCTACGGTCAGCCCCAGCCCGGCTACGGACAGCCCCAACCCGGCTACGGCATGCAGCCCTACCAGCAGCCCTACGGTTACGCCAAGATGGACCACCCGCAGTCGCAGATGGTGTTCATCCTGGGCATCGTGGGCATCTTCACCTCGATCACCTCGTTCGTCGCCTGGTACATGGGCGCTCAGGCGAAGAAGGAGATCGAAGCGGGCGCACCCTACGAGTGGGGCGGCCAGTTGAAGACGGGCTACACGCTCGGCAAGGTGTTCTCGATCATCTGGATCGTGATGTGGTCGCTGATCATCCTGATGTACGTCGTCATGTTCGGGATCTTCTTCGCCTACAGCTGACGGCAACTCTTGGGGAGGGGACGAGACGGCAGTTGCCGCTCGTCCCCATTTCTGTGCCCGTTGGCTGAGCCAGCCGCCGCGACGCAGTCGCGCGCGTGATGCGTCGAAACCTTCGTGACGTGGGTGGGGACCCGTTCCCCGAGCTTGTCGAGGGGTCCGACTGTGGTCGGGTCCGCTTGTTGAGCCATGGCGCGGAGCGGCCGGCCTCGGTCGAAACCTTGGTGACGTGGGTGGGGACCCGTTCCCCGAGCTGGTCGAGGGGTCCGATTGGATTCGGGTCTGCTTGTTGAGCCATGGCGCGGAGCGGCCGGCAGCGGGCGAAACCTTGGTGACGTGGGCTGGGACCCGTTCCCCGAGCCGCTGGTTGAGCCAGTCGCCGCGACGTAGTCGCGCGCGTGCTGCGTCGAAACCTTCGTGACGTGGGCTGGGACCCGTTCCCCGAGCTTGTCGAGGGGTCCGATTGGGGACGGGTCCGCTTGTTGAGCCATGGCGCGGAGCGGCCGGCATCGGGCGAGACCTCGTGAGAGGCCCAGGATCATGGGCCGGGTCTCTGCCCGGGCGCGGGTTGGTTTCGACGCGCGTTGCGGCGCTTCGCGCCTTGGCGCGGCTCAACCCACGGTCGGCGGGTGTTGCGGCGCTTCGCGCCTTGGCGCGGCTCAACCCACGGTCGGCGGGTGTTGCGGCGCTTCGCGCCTTGGCGCGGCTCAACCAGCGGCTGGCTGGTTGAGCCAGCCGCCGCGACGTAGTCGCGCGTGTGCTGCGTCGAAACCCTCGTGACGTGGGCTGGGACCCGTTCCCCGAGCTTGTCGAGGGGTCCGATTGGGTTCGGGTCTGCTGGGTGAGTCATGGTCGGCGCGGAGCGGCTGGCATCGTTCGAAACCTCGTGAGAGGCCCCGGATCATGGGCCGGGTCGCTGCCCGGACGCGAGTCGGTCTCGACCGAGCTCCGGCGCTGCACGCCTTGGCGCGGCGCGACCGGCGGGTGGTCAGCGGACGAAGACCGGCTCGTTCCTGCTGGAACGGGCCTCGTCGTAGGAGTAACCGTCGACGTCGAAGTCGGCGAGCTTGGCGGCCGAGCGGACCCGGTTGCGTACCATCCAGCCTGCCATCGAGCCGCGGGCTCGCTTCGCGAAGAAGCTGACGATGCGGGGCTCGCCGTTCTTGTCGCGGTCCTCGAAGCGGGGCGACACGACCCGGGCGCCGAGCCGACGCTGGTCGATCACCTTGGCGTACTCGTTGCTCGCGAGGTTCACCAGCACCGGCGAACCGGGGGAGGCCTCCAGATCCTTGGCAAGCAGGTCGGTCACCTGCGTTCCCCACCAGTCGTACAGCGTGCGACCCCGGCTCGAGGCGAGCTTGGTGCCCATCTCGAGGCGGTAGGGCTCGATCAGGTCGAGCGGGCGCAGCAGCCCGTAGAGCCCCGACAGGATCCGCAGGGTCTTCTGGGCGTCGGTGAAGTCGCGCGCGTCGAAGTCGTAGGCCTGCATCCCCTGGTACACGTCGCCGTTGAAGGCGAGGACTGCCTGGCGGGAGTTCTTCAGCGTGTGCTCGCGAGACCACTGCGCATAGCGGGTCGCGTTCAGGTGCGCCAGGTCGTCGGAGATGTGCATCAGGTGGGAGATGTCGGCGGGCGTCTTGGTCCGCATGATCTCGATGAGCCCGTCGGACTGGCCCAGCAGTCGCGGCTCCGAGTGCTTGCGGGTCGGCAGTTTCGACTCGTAGTCGAGAGACTTCGCGGGCGACAGGACGGTGAGCATGCCTCAGAGTCTAGATGGCCCCGACGGTGCCCTGGCCCGCCCGCCGGACCCCGGCGCTCGGCGAGGGTCGTGACTTGAGCATGTTTGGTACGTCGTTGGCGAAAATGGCCGGTTTGATCGTTCCACGGCGCAACGAGCAACCAAACATGCTCAAGGAATCAGCCGACCTACGCGTCCTTGGAGTTCGACGAGATCCCCGGGCGACCGTCGTGGATGATCTTGCCCGGGTTGAGGTTGCTACCGGGGTCGACGCCCTCGAACAGCTTGCGCTGGATGAACACGCCAGCGGGCGAGATGTCCTGCTCCAGCCACGGGCTGTGTTCCTCGCCGACGCCGTGGTGGTGCGACACCGTGCCGTGGAAGTCCATGAAGCCCTGCTGGATGACCCGCTTGGCGACGTCGTACGTCTCCTCCTGGTGGTCCGAGTCGTCGGCGATCGCGAACGTGAAGTACTGGCACGCGCCCGAATGGTACGAGTGGCTGAGGTGGCAGAACACGACGCCGCGCACGCCGAGGTCGTCCATGGCCTGCTGGAAGCGCTCGATGATCACCGAGTGGATCTCGGCGGCGTGCGCCCACGGCGTCGTCGTCTCCGACACGTCGCAGATCAGGCCGCGGTCGAGCATGAAGTCGCGGATGTAGGGGGTGTCGTACTTCTTCTGGTCGTACAGCGTGCCCGGGCCCTTGCCGACGCCAAGGCCGCCGTTCTCCTTGACGATCTTGCCGACGAGGCCCTTCTCGTAGCGCACGTGGTTGGCGCTGCCCTCGAAGCCGATGAAGCTCATCGCGATGTTCTCGAGGTCCCAGCCCTTCTGCAGCATGATCCGCTGGATGGCCTTGTTCGCCAGCGAGGAGACGCGCCCCGACTTCTTGCCGTTGGCCATGATGTACTGCGTCTCGATCGGGTCGGACACGCGCGCCATCATGACGGCTGCGTCCGAGGCAACGATCTGCTCACACGCCTTCAGCCCGTCCTCGTAGGTCGGGAAGAAGTAGGCCTGCAGTTCGCGGACCTCCGGGATGCGGTGCACATTGACCCAGGCCGAGGTGATGATGCCGAGGCGACCCTCGGAGCCGAGCACCATCTCGCGGACGCTAGGGCCGGACGACGACGACGGCAGCGGCCGGAGCGAAAGGACCTGGCCGGGCATCACCATGGTGAGGCCGCGGCAGATGTCTGAGATGTCGCCGTACTTGTCGGACTGCATGCCCGAACTCCGGGTGGCGATCCAGCCACCGAGGGTCGACCAGACGAAGGAATCGGGGTGGTGCCCCATGGTCCAGCCGCGGGCGTTGAGCTGATCCTCCATGTCGGGCCCGAAGACGCCGGCCTGGATGTGCGCCAGGCCGGAGGTCTCGTCGATCTCGAGCACCTTGCTGAGGCGACCCATGTTGACCGAGATCACCTGACGCGACTCGCCGGGCTCCGCCTCGAGCGAGGCCACAATGTTCGACCCACCGCCGAAGGGAATGACGACGGCGTCGGCGGCAACGGCGGCGTCGAGCAGCTTCTCGACCTCATCCTGCGTGCCGGGGTAGAGCACGACGTCGGGGACGCGGCCCAGGTCGCCCTTGCGGATCCGGATCAGGTCGCGCACACCCTTGCCGTAGGCATGGACGACGCGCGTCTCGTCGTCGGTCTGCACGTACTTCGCGCCGAGGATCTCGTCGAATTTCGCGTGCAGGTCGTCGCTCAACTGCGAGGCGGGCACGTCGAGCGAGGAGAACGGCGGGATCGGCTTGACGGGGCGCGTCACGTCGATCCCGACCATCTTCTGCACGAAGGCGGGGAACTTGGGCTTGTCCTCGTAGCGGTACGCCAGGCCGTCCTCGCCCCAGCCCCACCACTTCTGCTGCTTCACGCCCTCGATCATCGGTCCTCCTGCTTGTCGGCCTGCTCCTTGGCGTTTTCGGCCAAGGAAGCAATCTCTGTCTGCTCGGCCTTCTGCAAGGCGAGGCTTCGCTCGTACTCGGCAAGCGTCTTTCTACCGTATGCGCGGGCCGTCGTGTCGTGGACTTCCAGCAATTGGCGGCGCATCCGCTCATTGAACTCGAGCGCGATCTCTCCCGGATAAGGGGTCAAGGGGCGCCCGAAGACCACGTGAACCTCCGGTCGGCCCTTCGGCAGGTGCTTCTGGTTCGACGGCCACGCCTCGTAGGCGCCGACGAGGGCGACGGGAAGTGCCGGGACGCCGCGCGAGACGCACAGCGATGCGACGCCAGGGGTGAACGGGCCCATGGCACCGGTGCGCGACCGGGTGCCCTCTGGGAAGAGAAGGATCGGGACGCCGTCCTGGAGGAGGTGACCGGCCATGCCCCTGCGGCCCTTTCCGCCCTTACCCCGGTCGACGGCGAAGGCGTTCATGAAGAGGTTCATGGAGATCGACTTGACCCAGTTGCCGAAGAAGAAGTCCCCGGCGGCGCCGGTGGCAACGTACCTGGAGAGCCTGCCCGGCATGGAGCAGAGGATCAGCGGGGCGTCCAGGTGCGAGGAGTGGTTGCCGTAGACGGCGAAGGCACCCTCGAGCCCGTCCAGGTTGGCGATGCCATGCACGTGGATCTTCAGCAGCCGGTTGAGGGCCGGCTTCAGCAGCAGGAACTGTGCGGTCGACCTACTGGTCGCCTGCAGGCGGGAGGTGTAGCGCGAGTTGCTCTGTTCGACCTCGCCCGACACCTCAGTGCTTCTTCCTGGATGCGGTCAGCATCCGAGACACCAGGCGGGTGATGCCGCGCGGGCCGTGGTCGGCGATGAACATCGCCGCGCGCCACTTGAGGTCGGGGATCGACTCGGCCTTGCCCTTCTCCGCGTCGGTGAGCGCCTGGCGCACCAGCTTGTCCGGGTCGATCCACACGATGCCGGGCAGCTTGCTCGCGTTGATCCCGGCCCGCCCGTGGAACTCCGTCTTGACCCAGCCAGGGAGCAGCCCCGTGACGGTGACGCCCGTGCCGTGCAGTTCGAGGGCCAGCGCCGTCGAGTACGTCCTCGCCCAGGCCTTGATGGCCGAGTAGTTGCCGGTGTAGATGGCCGCCGACGAGGAGGCGACGTTGATGATGTGCCCGTGGCCGCGACCGCGCATGGCCCTGCCCGCCGCTCCGCCGAGGATCAGCACCGCCAGGCACATCACGTCCAGGGCCTTGGCATGCAGATCGATGTCATCGGGGTCGAGGACGGTTGAGTGGAGGCCGAAGCCGGCGTTGTTGATCAACCACTCGACGGGCCGGTTGGGG is a genomic window containing:
- the yaaA gene encoding peroxide stress protein YaaA translates to MLTVLSPAKSLDYESKLPTRKHSEPRLLGQSDGLIEIMRTKTPADISHLMHISDDLAHLNATRYAQWSREHTLKNSRQAVLAFNGDVYQGMQAYDFDARDFTDAQKTLRILSGLYGLLRPLDLIEPYRLEMGTKLASSRGRTLYDWWGTQVTDLLAKDLEASPGSPVLVNLASNEYAKVIDQRRLGARVVSPRFEDRDKNGEPRIVSFFAKRARGSMAGWMVRNRVRSAAKLADFDVDGYSYDEARSSRNEPVFVR
- a CDS encoding SDR family NAD(P)-dependent oxidoreductase, producing the protein MASALITGGTSGIGLAFARELAARGTDLILVARDQDRLKGVAAELGEVHGVAVEVLPADLSDRDDTLRVAARLEDPNRPVEWLINNAGFGLHSTVLDPDDIDLHAKALDVMCLAVLILGGAAGRAMRGRGHGHIINVASSSAAIYTGNYSAIKAWARTYSTALALELHGTGVTVTGLLPGWVKTEFHGRAGINASKLPGIVWIDPDKLVRQALTDAEKGKAESIPDLKWRAAMFIADHGPRGITRLVSRMLTASRKKH
- a CDS encoding DUF4190 domain-containing protein — translated: MNAKQEVEMSSSPFDREHESYEPNYLTPGYETSASPSDPDPAAPETEPIPPARAAVEPEVVEAPEPAPRAEPSVQPTSGPDFSSAYEVLDDGPAASSVYDEGYVTPTPAPVVETGYQTPAPAPINLQQPRPRPMPHPMVPMRPQNYGYGYHPNVVPYQQPYPVQPYPYSYGPVVPEHPSSTTVGVLGVVSFGVWVTAPVAWYLGAKAKKEIARGAPYRFSGFAQFGYVVGIIYSVFGILLFGLMMLGIMFG
- a CDS encoding lysophospholipid acyltransferase family protein, with product MSGEVEQSNSRYTSRLQATSRSTAQFLLLKPALNRLLKIHVHGIANLDGLEGAFAVYGNHSSHLDAPLILCSMPGRLSRYVATGAAGDFFFGNWVKSISMNLFMNAFAVDRGKGGKGRRGMAGHLLQDGVPILLFPEGTRSRTGAMGPFTPGVASLCVSRGVPALPVALVGAYEAWPSNQKHLPKGRPEVHVVFGRPLTPYPGEIALEFNERMRRQLLEVHDTTARAYGRKTLAEYERSLALQKAEQTEIASLAENAKEQADKQEDR
- a CDS encoding FAD-binding oxidoreductase, encoding MIEGVKQQKWWGWGEDGLAYRYEDKPKFPAFVQKMVGIDVTRPVKPIPPFSSLDVPASQLSDDLHAKFDEILGAKYVQTDDETRVVHAYGKGVRDLIRIRKGDLGRVPDVVLYPGTQDEVEKLLDAAVAADAVVIPFGGGSNIVASLEAEPGESRQVISVNMGRLSKVLEIDETSGLAHIQAGVFGPDMEDQLNARGWTMGHHPDSFVWSTLGGWIATRSSGMQSDKYGDISDICRGLTMVMPGQVLSLRPLPSSSSGPSVREMVLGSEGRLGIITSAWVNVHRIPEVRELQAYFFPTYEDGLKACEQIVASDAAVMMARVSDPIETQYIMANGKKSGRVSSLANKAIQRIMLQKGWDLENIAMSFIGFEGSANHVRYEKGLVGKIVKENGGLGVGKGPGTLYDQKKYDTPYIRDFMLDRGLICDVSETTTPWAHAAEIHSVIIERFQQAMDDLGVRGVVFCHLSHSYHSGACQYFTFAIADDSDHQEETYDVAKRVIQQGFMDFHGTVSHHHGVGEEHSPWLEQDISPAGVFIQRKLFEGVDPGSNLNPGKIIHDGRPGISSNSKDA